One window from the genome of Cryptococcus deuterogattii R265 chromosome 10, complete sequence encodes:
- a CDS encoding sugar transporter — protein MSTEDYKPDTIHVEKPPLPRSPSHQDNDVKGGEASHIEDQGVKGKEHHTPAVNIIENPLRRYSAEKVVADAHTFANSHNLVEYSDLFGRAALVAREGKHFDTIDVLTPEERAALEYERDHKWHGPWMLWYSVSLCAIGAATQGWDQTGSNGANLSYPQEFGISGTGRDEWIVGAINSIIFLTAGCIGAFIVDPLNHYLGRRGEIFLTACCLTATPIASGFTHSWQALFAVRFVMGIGIGAKNATVPIFSAELAPARVRGALVMFWQLWVVAGIFLGFAANVIVKDTGKIAWRLQLGSAFIPAFILMLGIWFTPESPRWLMKHGKYDKAFHSFLRLRAHPIIAARDYYYSHVIYQEELHLAKGSNYFSRLWDCFKVPRIRRANYGASTVMIAQQMCGINIISFYSSTIFTDVGYTDTQALYASLGYGAVQVVFTIPTLFMIDTVGRRRLCLITFPLMCVFLLAAGLSLLNTTGSRGAQIGPVVLFVYLFTICYSLGEGPVAFQYSAEVFPTIQREQGMAWAVFINNFFAGVLSITFPRMRTVMTSTGAFGFYAGLNLIAWAMIFFFVRETKQLTLEEIDQVFSVPTAQFVSYEARVRVPWFFKRYFLFQKHIPTPPPMIGGTDDDDDYKNEMRAETSMEMKA, from the exons ATGTCGACGGAAGACTACAAGCCCGACACCATACACGTCGAGAAGCCCCCTCTGCCTCGTTCGCCGTCCCACCAGGACAACGACGTGAAGGGCGGGGAGGCGTCTCACATCGAGGACCAGGGCgtcaagggcaaggagcaCCATACTCCAGCGGTCAATATCATTGAAAACCCTTTGAGA CGCTACTCGGCTGAAAAAGTTGTTGCAGACGCCCACACTTTCGCCAATAGTCACAATCTCGTCGAATATAGCGATCTTTTCGGTCGCGCTGCCCTTGTTGCCCGAGAAGGCAAGCACTTCGACACCATCGATGTGCTCACTCCAGAGGAAAGAGCGGCTCTCGAGTATGAACGAGATCACAAATGGCACGGTCCTTGGATGCTCTGGTACTCCGTTTCTCTCTGTGCTATCGGCGCTGCCACACAAG GTTGGGATCAAACTGGTTCAAATGGTGCCAATTTGTCTTACCCCCAAGAATTCGGTATTTCAGGTACGGGCCGAGACGAATGGATTGTCGGTGCAATCaactccatcatctttttaACTGCCGGCTGTATCGGTGCATTCATTGTCGACCCTCTTAATCACTACCTCGGTCGTCGAGGTGAAATCTTCCTCACCGCCTGCTGTCTTACCGCCACTCCTATCGCCTCCGGATTCACTCACTCTTGGCAAGCTCTCTTTGCTGTGCGTTTCGTCATGGGTATTGGTATCGGCGCGAAGAATGCTACTGTTCCCATTTTCTCTGCTGAGCTCGCTCCGGCTAGGGTTCGAGGTGCTTTAGTAATGTTCTGGCAGCTTTGGGTCGTTGCTG GTATCTTCCTTGGTTTCGCTGCCAACGTTATCGTCAAGGATACCGGCAAGATTGCCTGGCGTCTTCAACTCGGCTCCGCTTTCATTCCcgctttcatcctcatgcTCGGTATCTGGTTCACCCCCGAATCTCCTCGTTGGCTCATGAAGCACGGAAAGTACGACAAGGCATtccactctttcctccGTCTGCGAGCCCACCCTATCATTGCCGCGAGAGACTACTACTACTCTCACGTCATCTACCAGGAAGAGCTCCACTTGGCTAAGGGGTCCAACTATTTCTCCAGGCTGTGGGATTGTTTCAAGGTGCCTAGGATCAGGAGGGCGAATTATGGTGCTTCCACTGTTATGATTGCTCAGCAGATGTGCGGTATCAACA TCATCTCATTCTACAGTTCAACTATTTTCACAGACGTCGGTTACACTGATACCCAGGCTCTCTACGCTTCTTTGGGTTACGGTGCCGTCCAAGTCGTGTTCACCATCCCTACGCTGTTCATGATCGATACCGTCGGTCGAAGGAGGTTATGTTTAATT ACCTTCCCCCTTATGTgtgtcttccttctcgccgCTggtctctctctcctcaatACCACCGGAAGCCGTGGTGCCCAAATTGGTCCTGTCGTACTCTTCGTCTACCTCTTCACCATTTGTTATTCCCTCGGTGAAGGACCCGTCGCTTTCCAGTACTCTGCAGAAGTCTTCCCTACTATTCAGCGAGAACAGGGTATGGCTTGGGCCGTGTTCATTAACAACTTCTTCG CCGGTGTCCTCAGTATAACCTTCCCCCGTATGCGAACTGTTATGACTTCTACCGGTGCTTTCGGTTTCTATGCGGGTCTTAATTTGATTGCATGGGccatgatcttcttcttcgtcaggGAGACCAAGCAATTGACTTTGGAAGAAATCGATC AGGTCTTCTCCGTCCCAACGGCCCAGTTCGTATCTTACGAAGCCCGTGTTCGCGTGCCCTGGTTCTTCAAGCGatacttcctcttccagaAGCACATCCCCACACCACCTCCTATGATTGGTGGCacggatgatgatgatgactaCAAGAACGAAATGCGGGCGGAGACTtcgatggagatgaaggcgTAG
- a CDS encoding cell wall integrity protein scw1, with protein sequence MAAPPESLQSLPSPTPSSSSQAHSRFGSLHRQTPQTSSAPSTHSHSSPNPLNERDAHANSASTTTAFQPATYLPSVSSSPPPNPPPYIPPPQHAMPPDPIHSMTSATGYGQPLMSWANAPPGPNGWRNGGGVAGGPFAGYRGVIPNGRHLPTNPDYPARFGARPGSAHGESRDRRRERRDRDRDDERELEEEVISTIFVVGFPDDMSEREFQNIFTFAPGFEAATLKFPSGSRREPTAALLAELTQLAAQQNAQGGEYSEYPLGNINFEEAISSLSLTTASTSQSTTPSAPMSLTPSVSSNPMLGPGSNPTIPPSSARRQTIGFARFKTRNDALVAKDHLQGKKIDPLTGSVLKAEMAKKNLHTKKTTSSEEIMGFLLRSGRLGLVPGAGSATGPVSAGGPSGGTGAMGSVRDAWESWPNSSSGPGSDKDARLNIDGKTTANASSQPNMITNPTSSSASTSTSTSAPAVPTPTSPSLRQTDSKALLALAEEADELEGWSVNGALGMGMTMGPPYEGYSSVSSSGQGQGPAPGQGQSQRRLGSQPGPSGSAYGRHRHGHGSEYGTNATGTILAGEHVDGAPVGGIGLSGGRIIGANPADQNPPINTLYVGNLPAVSPPTHPPGFLEESLRALFSRCPGFKRMSYRQKINGPMCFVEFEEVLYASQAIKELYGHNLGGLVKGGIRLSYSKNSLGQRGNNHPSQINTNAFGGIAHNVALAGMSMTSPTTQQHSLPNGAVGYGLPGSLGEGSTSLGMGDLRRESVPGTAATNGASTGTSLSPTAQPFNITLPPTSPRSRYFASPPLSTSNPHKLSPTESAPASASASASASASASASVSAGSSFNSNTTNGLSTTGMPTPGGAGVGVPIPSSSSRSSTSARSTTSVFHPFGQPSNSISTSVNTNTSSGFSPVSSPIRTPASFSWLSSSAGTGGGVGYGYEFGGSVPLGSLNGAASAWGQSAERRD encoded by the exons ATGGCAGCTCCGCCCGAGTCACTTCAgtcccttccttccccgaCGCCGTCGTCATCTTCGCAAGCCCATTCTCGCTTTGGCTCCCTTCATCGCCAAACACCACAAACATCGTCTGCTCCCAGTACCCATTCTCATTCATCGCCCAACCCGCTGAATGAACGTGACGCCCATGCAAACTCTGCAAGCACAACAACCGCTTTCCAGCCGGCCACCTATCTCCCTTCcgtctcatcctctccgccTCCCAATCCACCGCCGTACAtccctccacctcaacACGCCATGCCGCCCGATCCGATTCACTCGATGACTTCGGCAACAGGGTACGGACAACCGCTAATGTCTTGGGCGAACGCACCTCCGGGACCCAACGGTTGGAGAAATGGAGGAGGCGTAGCCGGTGGACCTTTTGCAGGGTACAGAGGCGTAATCCCGAATGGGAGACATTTGCCTACGAATCCAGACTATCCCGCGAGGTTTGGCGCAAGGCCTGGTTCGGCACATGGAGAGAGTAGAGAtagaaggagggaaaggagggacAGGGATAGAGACGATGAGAGGGaattggaagaggaggtaaTTAGTACGATTTTTGTGGTTGGCTTCCCGGATGACATGTCT GAACGTGAATTCCAAAATATCTTTACATTCGCACCTGGATTTGAGGCTGCAACACTCAAGTTCCCCTCTGGCTCTCGACGTGAACCGactgctgctcttcttgccgaGTTAACCCAACTAGCTGCTCAGCAGAACGCTCAAGGAGGGGAATACTCAGAATACCCTCTAGGCAACATCAACTTCGAAGAAGCCATTTCATCTTTATCTCTTACCACCGCGTCTACATCTCAATCTACCACTCCTTCAGCACCTATGTCACTCACCCCCTCCGTCTCTTCCAATCCCATGCTCGGTCCTGGTTCTAATCCGACTATCcctccctcttccgctCGACGCCAAACTATTGGTTTTGCTCGATTCAAAACCCGTAACGACGCGCTCGTTGCGAAGGACCATCTtcaaggcaagaagattgacCCCTTGACGGGCTCAGTGTTGAAGGCAgagatggcgaagaagaatttACACACTAAGAAGACGACGTCAAGTGAGGAGATTATGGGTTTTTTACTGAGATCTGGAAGGCTCGGGTTGGTCCCGGGTGCGGGCTCTGCTACTGGTCCCGTTTCTGCCGGCGGGCCTTCAGGAGGTACAGGGGCGATGGGCTCTGTAAGGGATGCGTGGGAATCGTGGCCAAACTCCAGCTCGGGTCCGGGATCTGATAAAGATGCACGTTTAAATATTGACGGGAAGACCACTGCCAACgcatcttctcaaccaaACATGATCACCAATCCtacttcatcttccgcctccacttctACATCTACCTCTGCTCCAGCTGTCCCAACCCCTACATCCCCGTCTCTCAGACAGACCGACTCGAAAGCCCTTTTAGCGCTagcggaagaagcagatgagcttgaagggTGGAGTGTAAATGGCGCGCTTGGGATGGGTATGACTATGGGTCCTCCATACGAAGGGTATTCCTCtgtctcctcttctggtCAAGGTCAAGGTCCAGCTCCAGGACAGGGTCAGAGTCAGAGGAGATTAGGTAGCCAGCCTGGACCGTCGGGTAGTGCGTATGGGAGACATAGACATGGGCACGGGTCGGAATATGGGACAAACGCAACGGGGACGATCCTAGCCGGAGAACATGTGGATGGTGCTCCTGTAGGTGGGATAGGACTGAGTGGAGGCAGAATTATTGGTGCCAATCCCGCTGATCAGAATCCACCT ATCAACACCCTCTATGTTGGTAACCTTCCCGCAGTCTCACCGCCTACCCATCCGCCAGGCTTCCTCGAAGAATCTCTCCGAGCGCTATTTAGTCGTTGCCCTGGTTTCAAACGAATGTCATACAGGCAAAAGATCAATGGCCCAATGTGCTTTgttgagtttgaagaggtGCTGTACGCTAGTCAAGCGATCAAAGAATTGTATGGGCATAATCTT GGTGGACTTGTCAAAGGAGGTATCCGACTTTCCTACTCCAAGAACTCTCTCGGCCAACGAGGTAACAACCACCCCTCTCAAATAAACACCAATGCGTTTGGCGGCATCGCACATAACGTGGCTTTGGCTGGAATGTCCATGACTTCGCCAACCACCCAACAGCATTCGTTACCAAATGGCGCTGTGGGATACGGTCTTCCAGGTAGtttgggagaagggagCACGTCGTTAGGTATGGGCGATTTAAGGAGGGAATCTGTACCAGGGACAGCTGCGACCAACGGGGCTTCTACTGGTACTTCGCTCTCTCCAACCGCTCAACCTTTCAACATAACTCTCCCACCCACTTCTCCCCGGTCAAGATATTTtgcctctccacctctgaGTACGAGCAACCCTCATAAACTCTCTCCTACCGAATCCGCCCCTGCCTCTGCATCTGCATCTGCGTCTGCATCCGCATCCGCTTCCGCATCCGTATCTGCTGGCTCTTCATTCAACTCAAACACAACCAACGGTCTGAGCACTACCGGTATGCCCACACCGGGCGGCGCTGGCGTTGGTGTACCCAtaccatcctcatcctcccgCTCGTCCACCTCCGCACGCTCCACTACCTCtgtcttccatccctttgGTCAACCATCAAACTCCATATCAACCAGCGTGAACACCAATACTTCTAGCGGGTTCTCGCCTGTTTCTTCCCCGATAAGAACACCGGCGAGTTTTAGTTGGTTGAGCAGTTCGGCCGGGACAGGTGGTGGAGTAGGGTACGGGTACGAGTTTGGAGGGAGTGTACCGTTGGGAAGTTTGAATGGCGCTGCTAGTGCTTGGGGACAAAGTGCGGAGAGGAGGGACTAA
- a CDS encoding branched-chain-amino-acid transaminase codes for MSQPLLASSLELTRLPADFTPAPGKESHGRYMLTVPWSRHAGWGTPKIGPRKDLAFDPLAGVLQYAVTCFEGMKCYKSEQGDLRLFRPEKNFDRLKRSGARLGLPHDWDNTELLSLFSSLLALETPIVPSIDGSSLYIRPTLLETSQSFGIKEDALADEALLYVVTSLNLGLGLYGSSEGEGKGLKLDACKEFIRAWPGGTGSFKLGANYGTVNISKKKGYAMSLWLHGKEDYISEAGAMNMWIIKQVSDDYLEFATMSLDNGIVLPGVTRQSIIELLKDHASGKKPFPFAEGDVKMPETIRVVERDISMGEILEGLKDGSLKGMFGCGTGVVVVSIGGITYQNQNYTIPFNPLVKLLRDTMTGIQRGRIDEGRGWSYKIEGSA; via the exons ATGTCTCAGCCTCTTCTCGCGTCCAGTCTCGAACTAACACGCCTACCTGCCGATTTCACTCCGGCTCCCGGCAAAGAATCGCACGGTCGATACATGCTCACCGTCCCCTGGTCCCGTCACGCCGGATGGGGTACACCCAAAATTGGGCCTAGGAAGGATTTGGCGTTTGACCCTCTGGCAGGTGTTTTGCAGTATGCTGTGACTTGTTTCGAAGGAATGAAG TGTTACAAGTCTGAGCAAGGCGATTTGAGATTGTTCAGGCCTGAGAAGAACTTCGATAGACTCAAGCGTTCTGGTGCCCGTCTCGGCCTTCCT CACGACTGGGATAACACTGAGCtgctttctctcttctcctctcttcttgccctcgAGACACCCATCGTACCCTCCATCGACGGTTCATCCCTGTACATCCGCCCCACCTTGCTCGAAACTTCTCAGTCATTCGGTATCAAAGAAGACGCTCTCGCGGATGAGGCTTTATTGTACGTAGTGACATCTTTGAACTTGGGTTTGGGGCTGTATGGGAGTagtgaaggggaaggaaagggattgAAGCTGGACGCTTGTAAGGAGTTTATTAGGGCTTGGCCTGGCGGAACGGGTAGTTTCAAGCTTGGAGCGAACTATG GCACAGTAAACATTTctaagaagaagggatacGCCATGTCTCTCTGGCTGCATGGCAAGGAAGACTACATCTCCGAAGCGGGCGCTATGAACATGTGGATAATAAAGCAGGTTTCTGATGACT ACCTCGAATTCGCGACCATGTCCCTCGATAACGGTATTGTCCTTCCTGGCGTCACCCGTCAGTCCATCATCGAGCTCCTTAAAGACCATGCTTCCGGCAAAAAGCCTTTCCCGTTCGCGGAAGGGGACGTGAAGATGCCTGAAACGATCAGAGTAGTGGAGAGGGATATTAGTATGGGTGAAATTTTGGAGGGGTTGAAGGATGGCAGTTTGAAGGG AATGTTCGGCTGTGGTACCggcgtcgtcgtcgttTCCATTGGTGGGATCACCTATCAGAACCAAAATTACACCATCCCTTTTAATCCTCTCGTCAAGCTGTTGAGGGACACGATGACGGGTATTCAGAGGGGCAGGATTGATGAGggcagaggatggagtTATAAGATTGAGGGGAGTGCATAA